The Phoenix dactylifera cultivar Barhee BC4 unplaced genomic scaffold, palm_55x_up_171113_PBpolish2nd_filt_p 000139F, whole genome shotgun sequence nucleotide sequence GGGAGGCAACTCATGTGGTCCAGGTTTCCGAACCCTACTGAGCCGAAGCAATCTAACGTATAGATTATGTAATACTATTTATAAACTGATAGTAAGATCACTAGCTAACAAACTTAAGATGGTGTTGGCATCTCCAATTTTCATGCCCCACAGTGTTTGGAGCAGCCTTGTAATGtagaaatataatatttatattgatcGGACCGTCTAAAATCTTCATCTAAGAAGTTCGACTTGTTGGAAGGCAGTGTATAAAAGTAGCAAAAGATTGATTGGGTCATTCGGATGGACGATTGGTGATGGAAGCTCCATATGTGTGTGGAAAGATCTTTGGTTTTCAAGCTAGACTCTGGAatggcttgtccaatggatgctGAGGATATTGATCTACACAAGAAACAACCAGTTGTTCCTACCTGATGGTGATTGGAAAGAAACTCTAATGAGAAACATGTTTCCAATATTCTGTTGACATATATGGATGGCCATAAATAGAGCGGTGTTTGGTACTTCTCTATTATTGAGTAAATTACTCTCTGACTAACATTTGCTAGGCCTAAAATACTTCCACTAAAAGGTGCCCAAAAGTTGTATCTTCAACTAGGATCCTCTGCGGTGTGCGAGCTATACCATAGGGCTGTGTAGCCATCGGTCACGATCATCAAAGATAGGTATCGTGTATGATACGATATATACTAGTGGGCCCGCTATGTTTGATAGTTGTGCAGCCTGCGATGGCCACCATCAAGAAATGGATGGCATATTTCATATATGTAATTCAATCAGGAAGTTGGAAGATTTTTCTCAATTTGCTTAACTtaattttctaaaagaaaatttaaaaaagatgGAAGAATTGTAGTAGTGAAGCTTAACTAATCCCCTTTACTTTTATtggtgattaaaaaaaataagatataCAATTTATGGAAAGAATTAAGGAGAGCTTAGGGGCAGGAGCTAGCCGGAGGTGCAGGCCAATAGTacgctcctctccctctctcttttcatcTTGCCcaagaaaaagataaacaaCGTGAAAATGATTTTTCAATACGGCAAAAGGAGGCTTCAAGTACAAACTAACAAAACCTCTGTGTGTCCGCATGGTTATCGAGCGCATCCTTATCTCAATCCCACGGTCCCGATTCGGCGCacgataaaattattttatatatatataacagatGGATCGTATTACctaatataaatatatccaaaaatTAGAAAGTAAAATATTCGAAACGGGATGGGAATGAACTGCAAATCAAAGTATGGAAATTCGGCCGAATGCCGATCTCTTGGCAATCCAGTTAGCCGACCTATCATTTTTCCGATAAATGTGCCAAACGATACACGCACTGCAACGCGTCTCATACTTTTACCACGAGATCCTTCTGATATTTTATTATGGAGAGGTGCTGATCAATTGACATCCTCACTCGCTGGTATCCCTGAAAAAGAGGTGACGCTGACACTCCTTCCCATGGCTATATAAAGCTCGGTAACCAAGCCCTTCACATCCACCAAAAAAACAGCCAAGCCCTTGACATCCTAGCCCTTGACATCCTTCAACCGAAACAAGGGGGGAAAAAGGGCTTTTACGCAAGCGcgcagggagagagagggagcggaAGGAAATATGGGTTCCATAGTTCCGGAGAGGCCTCATGCAGTGCTCATCCCCTACCCAGCCCAAGGCCACGTAACCCCTATGCTAAAGCTAGCCAAGCTCCTCCGTTCCCGTGGCTTCTACATCACCTTCGTCAACAACCACTTCAACCAAAACCGCCTCCTCAGGTCCGGAGCCATCTCCTCCCTCGACAGCCTCCCGGACTTCCGCTTCCAGTCCATCCCGGACGGCCTCCCTCCGACCGACACGGATGCCACCCAAGACATCCCCTCCCTTTGCGATTCCATCCCAAAAAATTGCATTCCCCCCTTCCGTGACCTCATCACAGAGCTCAATGACCCTTCCTCTCCCACACCTGCGGTGTCATGCATAGTTTCCGACGGGGCCATGAGCTTCACACTCGATGTTGCCAAGGAGCTCCGAATCCCCGAGGTCTTATTCTGGACCCCTAGTGCATGCGGCTACATGGGCTACCTCCACTACCAGCATCTCATTGAAAGAGGCATCTTTCCTCTCAAAGGTTACTAGATAACTTTCCTAGCTAGGTTAAATCAATAGATACAACCACAATATCGAGTCATCAATATTTACAGTTCTCCTCTCTTAATTGGTGCGCAGATGCCTGTGATCTCACTAACGGATATCTCGAGAGGCCCATCGATTGGATATCGGGGATGAAGAATGTCCGGCTAAGGGACTTGCCAATCTTTCTTCGTACCCTAGACTCCAAGGACATCATGTTCCATTTCTGTAATCATGCGGCCCAGAGATCATCCATGGCGTCGGCGATCATATTAAACACCTTCGACGAACTCGAACGTCCTGTATTGGATGCGATGGCATCGATGCTCCCTCCTATCTATACCATAGGCCCTTTATCCTTGCTCTCTCGCCAAATCACCACGAGCCCATTAACGTCGATAAGCTCGAACCTGTGGAAGGAGGACCCAACTTGCTTGGAGTGGCTCCAAGGGAGAGAGCCCGGGTCGGTCGTGTACGTGAACTACGGAAGCATTACGGTGATGACGAACGAGCAGCTGATCGAGTTCGCGTGGGGGCTGGCTAACAGCaagcatgatttcttttgggtgATCAGGCCTGACCTTGTGAAAGGAGACTCAGCTGTTCTTCCACAAGAGTTCTTGAGCGAGACCAAGGAGAGGGGTCTGCTGGCGAGCTGGTGCCCGCAGGAGGCGGTGCTATCGCACCCCTCCATCGGAGTGTTCTTGACTCATAGCGGATGGAATTCGACGTTGGAGAGCATATGCGGTGGAGTGCCGACGATAAGTTGGCCATTCTTTGCGGAGCAGCAGACTAATTGTAGGTATGCCTGCACGGAGTGGGGCATCGGAATGGAGATTGACAGCAACGTAAAGAGAGAGGAGGTGGAGAGGTTGGTGAGGGAACTGATGGAAGGGGAGAAGGGAAAGGAGATGAGGAGGAGGGCGGTGGAGTGGAAGGAGAGTGCAATCAGAGCAACGCAGCCAGGTGGTTCCTCTTTTCAGAATTTCGACAGGTTGGTCAAGGAGGCGCTGCTTTGAAGAAAATGCGTTCATATGGCTATGCAATCAGATGCATGGAACTAGGACTTATGGAACAGTTTTTTCGCTATGGTTGTAATATGTGTTTTGATCCTGCTATTTCTTTCGAGCAATAAAATTATCTTGTTCCTTGCAATGATATACACGGATAACACTAGCTTAACTGATAAACGTAGCTTGATCAAAATAAATGAGAACGGTAAATTATCATATGGGTGCCAATTGATATATAGTTTGTCACCAAAGTTAATTCGCAGTGGTAATGACATCTTTTTGAAGATCGGAATCTGGCCAATAAAAAATCTCACCCGTGCTCTGCTGGgagtatacttttttttttggtaaataagaTTTATTATAGCACTCTACCATAAACACATCAGTGGgaaacagaaaataaaatatgtgtTAAATCGCAAAGTATACTTATGCAAGTCAAATGGAAAAGGCCTCGCTTAGCCTAAGTCTAATCCGCAAAAATCTTTTATTTCGGAATTTTCTCCGGATTTGATTTTCTCGAGTGAAATGGTTTATTTTCTTGGGTCAAGAAAAAAGTTCTGGTTGTGGGGTTCTAGTTTTAAGATTATATCTTTGTCAGTCAGTAGTCATTGCAACTTCAGCTGATTTATTACTAACTATTCTCAGCTCTTAGAAAAGAATGTTTAAACCCTGTTGATGCCATATTGTACatgaaattatatatatatatatatatatatatatatatatatatatatatatatatatatatatatatatatatatatatatatatatatatatatatatatatatatatatatatatatatatatatatatatatatatatatatatatatatatatctttgtaAAACTTAAATAATAAGTAATTTGACAGAAAAATTGCTTGTGCGTTGAGAGAGTAGCTGTGATGAATACAAAAGTTTAAAAATTGTGAACGCCGCTGCCATTTTTTGACCTATTCTGCTTGTCGATCACTATAATCAACCATGTTACTATGAATATTCAATGTTTATAGACAAAATAATTATTGGATTCAACTAGGAGATAACAAGAAGGCAAGTGGAGTGGGGGATGCAAGGGATGATGCAACTCATTTTGGATTTCTCCTAGCAATAATAGAGATACAGTATATTACGCAGGCTAGGTCAACATCATGGTTCCCAGGTAACGGATCCATTGCCCTTCGATCCCCATCAATCAGGAAAGTTTTAACAAAACAAGATGCCAGCTTTTGTCGACAACATAAAACCCAAAGATCCTTGCCGTGCATAGGCAGCAAGAAATtaagaaactacaagagatgGGCCTCCAACGCTATCTTCAGCAAGATTGCGATTccccgtgtgtgtgtgtgtgtgtgtgtgtgtaggtatgtatatgtatgcattGGTCCAGGTATTGGATCCATTGCCCTTCTCCATCATTCGGGAAAGACTGACGAAAAAAGATGCCAGCTTTGGTGGTGACATTTGCCGTGCGTAGGCAGCAAGAAAGATGCTACAAGAGACGGCTCTCCAAGGCCATCTCAAAAACccttcaacccaagtagatatTTTATTAACTGGGATCTTTTGTCTGTCCATTGCCTCGAGTCACATTCATAGACCATGACAAAGCGGCCGCCCATAGATTCCGTAATCAAGCATTACTTGAGGTTTGACGGTCTTGAGCCGGAGACGCCGTCAAGAATCGAAAGCGCTGAATTAATTATTCTGCAATCCAACGGGATCGGAGATCGCACTCGAGCACCAAAGCCATGGCCACCGCTCCTCATCCTCACTATGCCCCACATCTACCATCTTACTTCACCATCTTATCCGCAAATCGCTCCGACAGCAACCGCAGGATGACTGAAAGAGATCGAGGTGACAGGATGATTGAACAGACTTGACTGGCTAACTCAACCCTATCACCTTTGCTCATCTCATGGTTTGATTTAGATGTTATCAGATAAATTTTTCTGGCTGCTGGTGGGTCCAGAATCGGACAacacttaaaaagaaaaagaaaaagaaaactcactaaaaggaggggaaaaaaaagtggTATTTGATCTCAAAAGATGTCGTATAATAATTTTGATACGATATGAATACGTATATAATATACAATTTATCAGATCTTAATCCTAACATGCAGTGAAAAGTAGGGTAATGCTCGTAACTGTTAGAGCCATACTACATATCACCGTAACATTGCTCAAAGAATATCTTACTCTGCATGAGCTAAGAAGATGAATTGGCTTCGTAAAAATAGGGTCCATTTGGTATTCTTactgttttttatttttgttcctGAAATATCATAGGGAGATTAATGTTGGAAATAGCTTGAAGAAAACTTCGGCTATTTCTTGTTTTTAGTTTCACCTCAAGATTTTTACGAAAGAATTTAGAAAACAAAAGGGTTACATCCCAGATGTTCGGTTTTAGTTCAATAGTTTTCTTCTTGggattttgaaaacaaaaacataTAACAAATGCAATACCAAACAGGCCCATAGCTAGTGGTACGTTCAACAGCAATCATCCCAGGCCTCCAGCCTGCAAATAGACTTAGGCCCGGTTTGgaagagctgttggcagtaaaactgttggaagtagagctatctgaagtagagctgtctgaagtagagctgttataaaaagctgtttgctgtttgataactacattcgtaaagtgctgtggtactttattttgtatttggtaaacaaactgagaaagtacttttgcatgacaaaattaccataaaggacattgcatagtattatacaacagaacataataaaacataaaatatattaatacataaatatatgatataatataatattattgtaatataaaataatattattataatatagcataatagtaatataattgttagagtaaattaatatttggtaatataacataatattaaattatttaacataacatattaatgtattattctGGAATGTAATTGTTGGGGGAATATGGTTTTTCCCCCAGTGACATAATTACCCCTAAGAAGCCGCACAACCGCCGATCTGGtgcagccgaagtcggcgtccgacctccgaCCTCGGAACATCCGACCTCAGAACCTCCGATACCCGAGGTCTGTTTTTGTCGATTACCCACTACGGCCGTACCCTTCCGAGATCCGgccgagggccatatcctgccactgccctggcatttattgcgcatgaccccTGCAAACCCCCAGttcactccacaattaatgcggatctccggcttactccacaattaatgcggatctccggcttactccacaattaatgcgcatggcttctgtcatctacggacccgcaactctccacggcaagtcagcccagcagagtccaatcaacgatgataagtctctgatctcggccatacctccgacatcaatgcaatgattcgcccgATCGCGTGCCACCTTGGGTCGTACGGcgacctcacctccgacatcaatgcaatgattcacccgatcgtGCGCCGATCCGAACaccatgccgagccgtactaaggcctcgccccatcacatcacaggtaaaccgaccctcctataaaagggagcctttgcTTCTCAGAGGGGGGTTGGAGACTGGGCACTCTACAAAcactattcttcttcttcccatatAATTTGCCCCCcttctgacttgagcgtcggagggccggcgccagaagacccggccaccggcttttctgcaggcacccggacggaggacgccgcccgccgacagaccgccgctCCCCTGTGAGCACCTGCCGCTCCCTCTCTTCGACCGACGATCGCCCCCGGgttcaatttccagcaacagttggcgctagaggaagggcccgaatagcgatcatgaagttgagaagcaagggagcctccaacatctcccggcgtcccccgcaaagtcctggacgctccgtccagaattcgcctactccggctgacccggttcctcaggtccagccggaacagttcaatgccctggtacaacaagtccaggccctggccgccgccgttcagggcctgcgacgcgaggaggccttaccaacgctccccccgcaggcccaggtctTGCCGGAATTCCCTCCCAACGGCCCAGTTCTCCCAGGCCAGAacttgcatggctcctccagagccaacaatgaagagcggacttctccccggagagagctaccgggggaagatttcaacagaagaccccaaccctctgaggctgagtcagccccggaccacCGTGAGCCGGCGCAGACCACGGTGACAATCCCACGGGcgggggagctcgacaggaaagttGAGCATTTGGAGCGCCAAATTGCAGCGCTCCACAGTAAGAAGGCAAGGCaggagggagactttgagttcactaccaagtcccccttttcccgccagatcgaggatgagccggtccccgcgaggttcaaaatgcctcaggtggagccctacagcggaattaccgaccccctcgaccatttgGAGAGTTACCGAGCCCTTATGGCTCTACAAGGGTCTtcggaggccatactttgcaaggccttcccagcgactcttcgagggaccgctcggctttggttttctggactaaagccgaacacggtgtcctccttcgagcaactcggcaggcagttcgctaccaattttgccgccagccgacgccaccgacggacgtcagactccctcctggacatcaagcagaaggagggggaatctctcaaggagtatctggaccgctttaccgccgccacgtgggaagttcgcgagctagaccagtcaatagccatgtcggctctgaagactggggttcgctcctaccgattcctcttctccattgagaagagcttcccggccgacttcaccgaaatgctggcccgagcccggaagtacgccaaggccgaggaggcagttgcctccaggcggggtgcgATTGAGCCCGCCTCAAGGAAACAGAAGAAACgacgcgaggagcgcggccgacagAGAAGCCGATCCCCCCGTCGAGAGAAGAACCTCCCTCGGCTGAGGAGCCCCCCTCGGCAGCAGGGGCGAGCTCAGCGGAGGACCCCACCTCGACCAAGAtctccaccacggcctcggacgtacccagggaggtacgagaactacacaccTGTCAATgccccccgggccgagatcttgatggaaatcgagggtcgggatttcttccgacccccgcctcctatgcgggaTACGGGAGTTCCCCgcaatcccaggaagtactgccgcttccaccgagaccgtgggcacgacacggaggattgcttccagctccgggacgagatagaggcgctcatccgccggggagtactcaaccgatTCGTGAGAAACCGAcgcgaggaaaggaggccggcggaaaACGCCACGCTGCCCGAAAACCcggacgacaacaggcccatcgccggtacCATCAATATGATCGGAGGAGTCTCGGCAGGAGCAGCAGCCCAGGGAGCCCCCCCCGAAGCGCCTGCGTGCTGaagaagtcatctcgttctcggacgaggacttggaaggggttgagaccccccacgatgacgctgtggtcatctccatgattgtaaataagtttgatgtaaaacgtgtcctagttgacaatgaaaGTTCAGCTAAcgttttgtactaccatgcctaccaaaaaatggggttgccaGAAGGACGTCTCCGGAAAATCAATGCCCCACTGGTTGGGTTCACCGGAGACTCGGTCCCAGTTGAAGGTGAggccagcttccttgtcacagttggcctcgctccccgggagagcactgtaagaacggacttccttgtggtccgtctgccctcagcctacaacgccatccttgggcggccagggctaaacgcccttcgagccgtggtttcaacccgccatctgctcatgcggttccccaccggccggggagtaggcgaggtccgcggagatcAGTTGGTTGCCAAgcagtgctacatggcggcccacagaGTAAGGCAACCGACCGAGGCGCCGATTCAGCCAACAGGCCCCTCACTACCCGTAGAAACCCTGGATGCGAGGGATACcctttggaagaagcaagtagagggAGTGTTGGGGAAATATGGTTTTTCCCCCAGTGACATAATTACCCCTAAGAAGCCGCACAACCGCCGATCTGGtgcagccgaagtcggcgtccgacctccgaCCTCGGAACATCCGACCTCAGAACCTCCGATACCCGAGGTCTGTTCTTGTCGATTACCCACTACGGCCGTACCCttccgaggtccggccgagggccatatcctgccactgccctggcatttattgcgcatgaccccTGCAAACCCCCAGttcactccacaattaatgcggatctccggcttactccacaattaatgcggatctccggcttactccacaattagtgcggatctccggcttactccacaatcaatgcgcatggcttctgtcatctacggacccgcaactctccacggcaagtcagcccagcagagtccaatcaacgatgataagtctctgatctcggccatacctccgacatcaatgcaatgattcgcccgATCGCGTGCCACCTTGGGTCGTACGGcgacctcacctccgacatcaatgcaatgattcacccgatcgtGCGCCGATCCGAACaccatgccgagccgtactaaggcctcgccccatcacatcacaggcaaaccgacccccctataaaagggagcctttgcTTCTCAGAGGGGGGTTGGAGACTGGGCACTCTACAAAcactattcttcttcttcccatatAATTTGCCCCCcttctgacttgagcgtcggagggccggcgccggaagacccggccaccggcttttctgcaggcacccggacggaggacgccgcccgccgacagaccgccaCTCCCCTGTGAGCACCTGCCGCTCCCTCTCTTCGACCGACGATCGCCCCCGGgttcaatttccagcaacagtaatatatattatatttatagtataatacaataataaaggtataaaatattataattattagtataaattaa carries:
- the LOC103717956 gene encoding 7-deoxyloganetin glucosyltransferase, whose amino-acid sequence is MGSIVPERPHAVLIPYPAQGHVTPMLKLAKLLRSRGFYITFVNNHFNQNRLLRSGAISSLDSLPDFRFQSIPDGLPPTDTDATQDIPSLCDSIPKNCIPPFRDLITELNDPSSPTPAVSCIVSDGAMSFTLDVAKELRIPEVLFWTPSACGYMGYLHYQHLIERGIFPLKDACDLTNGYLERPIDWISGMKNVRLRDLPIFLRTLDSKDIMFHFCNHAAQRSSMASAIILNTFDELERPVLDAMASMLPPIYTIGPLSLLSRQITTSPLTSISSNLWKEDPTCLEWLQGREPGSVVYVNYGSITVMTNEQLIEFAWGLANSKHDFFWVIRPDLVKGDSAVLPQEFLSETKERGLLASWCPQEAVLSHPSIGVFLTHSGWNSTLESICGGVPTISWPFFAEQQTNCRYACTEWGIGMEIDSNVKREEVERLVRELMEGEKGKEMRRRAVEWKESAIRATQPGGSSFQNFDRLVKEALL